GATGCCAAGGGTGCGACCGGTGTCGCCTTTGACCCGGCCACAGGCAAGCTGTCCTTCGTGCCTTCGGTCTTCGCTAGTCCGGCAGACGGACATACGGAAGTTACGATCAAGCGCAACAGCAACAGCTATTATACTGTGGTGAAGTCGTCCAAGACCTTCGGTGACACTACCGGGCACTGGGCACAATCCGCCATTGAACTGCTGGCCTCGAAGCTGGTGATTACCGGCACCAGCAGCACCGCTTTCTCGCCTGCACAGTCCATAACACGGGCAGAGTTCGCGGCACTGATCACCCGTTCCCTGGGCCTTGCCCCGGCAGCAACAGGAACGGCCTTCAGTGACGTCCGTGCAGGCGCATGGTACACGGATGCTGTACAGACAGCCGCTGCCGCAGGTCTGATTACCGGATACACGGATGGCAGCTTTAAGCCAGGCAGTCCAATTACCCGGCAGGAAATGGCAGCCGTCCTGTCTAAAGCCATGAAATACACCGGCAAGACCCTGACGGCAGATCCGGCTGTACTCGCTAAATTCCGCGATGCCTCAAGCATCCCGGCCTGGTCCAGAGCAGCGGTAGCAGAGATCGCCTCCGCAGGCATCATCCAGGGGACCCCTGATGGTGCGTTCGCTCCGGCGAAGCTGGCTACCCGTGCGGAAGCGGCTACGATGCTGGAGAAGACCTTGAAGTCGCTGCAATTCATTAACTAACACACGCACACTACTACAGCGTTATACGAGGTTTAAATCAGTAAAGGCGGTTCCCAAGGCGCATGATGCGCTGACGGGAACCGCCTTTTTTTAAAGGATTTTTTTATGTTTTGGATTCCCCGCAAAGTACCAAAGCCGCATCCTCCGCCAAAAAAGAATCATTTGCCAAAGAGAAAATGTTCGTTTATTATAAAACTAATAAAAGTTCTATGATTATAGAACAAATATCTCCACTACACCAGAAAGCAGGAGCTCCTTATGGATTATAAAGTAACCGTAGATTTTGCGCCTATCTATGAATGCATTACCAGCCTGAACGCTTTTATCGGCAAGCAAAATCATACGGCTATGGATGCCGGTACCCCCTGGGTCCGCCAGGTTCAGACACAGTTCGCCCCTGTCATGCTTCAGCGTATGAAGGAAGTGCTGAAGCTCACGGATAATTTCAGTCTCTCCCCCTACATCTGGAGCTGTCCCGGAGAGCGTACGGCGGAGGAATTCCTGCATTGGTTCGAAGAATTGTCTCCGGGGGACCTCTACGACATTGCCGGGCGGTTCGGACAGAGTGTGCCTGCCAATCTTGCCGGGCTGCGGGATGCAGCGGCTGAAGTGATCCGGGTGTGGAATGACAGCTACTTCAGCAGCATCGATCCGTCCATCATAGAAGGGCTGCGGCAGGAAGCCGTTGCACGGGCAGCGATGCTGAACGGCACGAATGATATGGCCGTCTACGAGGCAGCTACTGAAGGGATGCGGCTCTATCCGTCGGAGACGCTGAAGCAGGTTATTATCACTCCGCAGTATCATGCCCGTCCGCTGGTCATCTCCTCTCAATATGATGAGTTTGTGTTCACCAGCTACTCCTGTGATGCGCTTCCTGCTGAAGAAGGACGGCCCGCCGCCGCGCTGCTGCGGCTTACCCGGGCGTTATCAGATGAGACCCGGCTGTTCATTCTCCGGCAGCTTACCGGCAGCCAGATGAATTTCACGGAGATTGTGAAGGCAGTCCAGCTGTCCAAAAGCACGATTCACTACCACCTGATCGCGCTGCGCGCAGCCGGTCTGGTCATCGTTCACACCAGCGGCAAAAGTGTCTCCTACAGCCTGCGGCTGGAGGCTCTGGACGATCTGCCCGGACAAATTGAGGACTACCTGAAGGGGTGAGCGGGTTGCAGAAACGGAGCTATTACGGATTGTTATCCACGGTTTCACTCAGCGCGTTCGGCGATGCCTTTGGGCTGCTGGCCATGGAGTGGCTGGTCTATGACCTGACTGGCTCCAAGGTAGCGATGGGGGCGCTTGCGCTCAGCTCCATGATTCCCGAACAAGTGCTGCGCCTGCTTGGCTCGCCGCTATCCGACCGGCTGCCCCGCGTGCGGTTCATGGCCTGCCTTGCCGTGCTGCGGCTGCTGGCGCTCCTGCTTCCGCTCGGCATGGGACTCGCCGGCCATCTCCAGCTCTGGCAGCTGTTCGCGGCCGCCAGCCTGAGCGGCGCCTGCTCCGCGCTGTTCCTGCCGACGGCCATGGCGGTCATCCCCGGGATCGCCGGGACCGGCAAGCTGATGCGTGCCTTCGCCATCATTGACGGCTGCAAGGGCGCCGCCGCGCTGCTCGGCCCGGCGCTTGCCGGCATCCTGACCGCGGCCAGCGGGGCCTTGCCGGCGCTCGGGGTCAACGCCGTCTGTTATATGGCTGCGATTGCCATGCTGCTGTGGCTGCCCCGGATGGGCAAGCCGGCCGGAACGCCTGCCTCTGCCGTCTCCATATCCGGCTATCTGCATGAGGTGGCCGAAGGCTTCTCGTTCTACCGGCGGTTCCCCGCTATGCTGACGATCATGATGATGGCTGCCGTCAGCAATCTTAGCTCTACAGCCATATGGACGATGATGGTCCCTTATGTCCGCGAGGTGCTGCACCGCGATGCGGCAGCTGTAGGCACGTTGTCCACAGTGTCTGCGCTTGGCTACCTCGCCGGACTAGGGACCATCTCCATCATGGGTGAGTTTAAACAGCGGCGTGCCGTCATGCTTGGCAGCCTGGGCTTGTCGGGCATCGTCACCATGCTGTGGGGCTTCATCCCCAGCTATGCCTTCGCCTTGTTCGCCGTATTCGCCGCCGGACTGATGGGGCCCTTCTTCAGCTCCTTAAGCTCCTCCCTGCACGGACGGCTCGTGCCCGGCCAGCTTCAGGGACGGGTCAACTCGGTCCGCTTCCTGATTGGCGGGAGCCTGTCGCCGATTGGCGACCTGGCAGCCGGTACGGTCGCCGAGCTGTATGGGGTTCCTGTGCTTTTGCTTGCCGCAGGCCTGCTTCCGGCGCTGTACGCCGGAGTGGCCCTGCGCCTGCCAGGCCTGAAAGCGCTGGATGGCGACCTGTCTGTACTGGAGCAGCGGGACCGTCAGCGCCAGGAGGCTGCACTGACGGGCAATATCTCTATGTAGATGGACCTTAAGGGACTGGCAGTGTTGCACAATGTGCAGAATTTCTGCGTTCGCCGCAGTCCGCCCCTATCGAGCCCCATTGTTGCACTTTATGCAGGATCTCCGCGCATGCCGTAATCTGTCCCACGCCACCCCACGCCAAACAGGCGATGCCACATGCGCATCGCCTGTTTATCGTAACTGTACCTGCTGTGCTGCTATCCGCTAACTGCTACTCAGGACTCCAGGCCGCCCTGAGCGGTTACATAATGACTGGTATCTCCGTGCAGCACGATCTCTGGCACGCCGTCTGTAATATCAATTCTGCATAGGCAGGTAGGGTGGATGTAGGGCAGATTCCACAGCTTCTTCATGTCCCGGTCTTCAAAATAAGCCATCAGCACCTTCACTACTACCGTATGGGTGGCAATGAGGATCGTACCGCCTTCATGCAGGTCTATAAGCTCACGCAGCTTGCCAAGCGCACGCTCCTGCACTGCTGCGAAGGTCTCGCCGCCCTGGATGCTGAAGTGAGCCGGGTCGCCCCAGAACAGCTGGTGCTGCTCCGGGTACTGCTCCTCCAGCTCACCGGCCTCCCGGCCTTCCCAGATGCCAAGATTAATCTCTTTGAATTCGTCATAGGCGGTAAGCGGGATCTCCCGACCGCCCCGGATAATCTCTGCCGTCCGCAGCGCCCGGGGGCTGGAGCTGGCATAGACCGCGTCCAGATGGACATTCTGCAGGCTCTTGCCCAGCCATTCTGCCTGCTGGACGCCCAGCGGCGTAAGCGGCGAATCCTGATGACCCTGCATCCGCTTCTGCACATTCCATTCCGTCTGCCCGTGTCTTGTAATATATACTGTAGTGGTCATGAATTCAGATTCCCCTTTACCCAAGTATGTATCGATAATTACCTGCGGCAGCGCTCCAGCCATTTCACCCCATAATCGACAATCTCCCGCTGCGGGACCAGCTGCGCCGCAGATGCTGCTATGAAGCCCTTGGCAATCTGCCCGGTCTCCTTGTCAAAGTCCGTGCCAAGCTGAGCGAAATCATCCGAATTCCAGTTGTAATCGCTGAACTCCACCCATTGACGGGCACCGTCCACCAGCATCGGAGCGCATGCGATCACTTCCTGCTTCCCGGCATAATCCGCCCGGTACTCCGCCAGATGCAGCGAGGTGTTGTTTCCATGGTCCACGCCCAGCAGCAGCACGCTTCCGCCTAGCTCATAGATCCGGGCCAGCGGCGA
The sequence above is a segment of the Paenibacillus sp. FSL R7-0204 genome. Coding sequences within it:
- a CDS encoding ArsR/SmtB family transcription factor, with translation MDYKVTVDFAPIYECITSLNAFIGKQNHTAMDAGTPWVRQVQTQFAPVMLQRMKEVLKLTDNFSLSPYIWSCPGERTAEEFLHWFEELSPGDLYDIAGRFGQSVPANLAGLRDAAAEVIRVWNDSYFSSIDPSIIEGLRQEAVARAAMLNGTNDMAVYEAATEGMRLYPSETLKQVIITPQYHARPLVISSQYDEFVFTSYSCDALPAEEGRPAAALLRLTRALSDETRLFILRQLTGSQMNFTEIVKAVQLSKSTIHYHLIALRAAGLVIVHTSGKSVSYSLRLEALDDLPGQIEDYLKG
- a CDS encoding histidine phosphatase family protein; translation: MTTTVYITRHGQTEWNVQKRMQGHQDSPLTPLGVQQAEWLGKSLQNVHLDAVYASSSPRALRTAEIIRGGREIPLTAYDEFKEINLGIWEGREAGELEEQYPEQHQLFWGDPAHFSIQGGETFAAVQERALGKLRELIDLHEGGTILIATHTVVVKVLMAYFEDRDMKKLWNLPYIHPTCLCRIDITDGVPEIVLHGDTSHYVTAQGGLES
- a CDS encoding MFS transporter, coding for MQKRSYYGLLSTVSLSAFGDAFGLLAMEWLVYDLTGSKVAMGALALSSMIPEQVLRLLGSPLSDRLPRVRFMACLAVLRLLALLLPLGMGLAGHLQLWQLFAAASLSGACSALFLPTAMAVIPGIAGTGKLMRAFAIIDGCKGAAALLGPALAGILTAASGALPALGVNAVCYMAAIAMLLWLPRMGKPAGTPASAVSISGYLHEVAEGFSFYRRFPAMLTIMMMAAVSNLSSTAIWTMMVPYVREVLHRDAAAVGTLSTVSALGYLAGLGTISIMGEFKQRRAVMLGSLGLSGIVTMLWGFIPSYAFALFAVFAAGLMGPFFSSLSSSLHGRLVPGQLQGRVNSVRFLIGGSLSPIGDLAAGTVAELYGVPVLLLAAGLLPALYAGVALRLPGLKALDGDLSVLEQRDRQRQEAALTGNISM